ACCTCCTTGCCTGATTCCCTGGCGGCGAATTCCCATTCGGCCTCCGTCGGCATACGATATCCCCTGACCGCCGTCATATCGCCTGTCGATGTACCCGCCGCATCCAGCAGCTCACCCGTATCCACATTGTAAGCGGGTGGCAAACCTTCTTTGGCGCTCAACCAGTTGCAATAGCTGGCCGCATCAACCCAGGCCAAGCACACCACCGGGTCATTATCCGTCTGTTCAATCAACGGAGTGCGCCAGTTGCAATCCAAGCTGAAATCGAAGTTGCCGGGATTCGACTTCCAAAAGTAACAGCCACCGGATTCCAAAAGTTCGGCGGCAATGGTTTGAAATTCCTGGTCAAACTCACCAGCTTGAGCCTTGGCCATTAACCGATGGTACCGAGCCTGCTGTTTCTCGCGGGAATCAAATCGCTCGGAACGGGTCGCATAACCTGTCTCATTTACAAAAGCCCTATACTCGGCGACGATGACCTCGAACTTACTGATGTAGTAATCCGACAATATAACGTTATGCACAGGTAATTCGTTGTCTTTCCCCTCCGCGAATAGGTCGCCCATGCGAAAGGCGCCGCCGGGAACGAGAACCATGTGCGCCATGACGGCCCTGACCGCCTCCTGGCCCCCCGCTTGTTCGCCAGGCTCAGCGGCCAGTTTAGCGGGCAGAGCAAGGCTGGCGATCAGAAGAAACACCAGGATCGTAAGAACAAGAGAAGATGAAATGGAGCGTATGTTTTGTGAAAGCATGTCATGCCTCCTCGACAATGGCGACAACCCCGATAACAGTAACAATAAGCCGCTAGGCTAGCTTCTGACCCAGACGGAGAATCTTGCGCTGCATCGACGGCGACAGCCGGCTCATCTGCTCGTACCAAGAGACGAGCGTCTCGAGTAGTTCGAGCAGCTCCCGCATGCGTTGGATGGACGTGACATCGCC
This window of the Candidatus Eisenbacteria bacterium genome carries:
- a CDS encoding formylglycine-generating enzyme family protein, with protein sequence MLSQNIRSISSSLVLTILVFLLIASLALPAKLAAEPGEQAGGQEAVRAVMAHMVLVPGGAFRMGDLFAEGKDNELPVHNVILSDYYISKFEVIVAEYRAFVNETGYATRSERFDSREKQQARYHRLMAKAQAGEFDQEFQTIAAELLESGGCYFWKSNPGNFDFSLDCNWRTPLIEQTDNDPVVCLAWVDAASYCNWLSAKEGLPPAYNVDTGELLDAAGTSTGDMTAVRGYRMPTEAEWEFAARESGKEVRFGNGADLAKGEEINFDAARDDYSFCSKGGYRGGTTPVGSYAANALGLFDMSGNAWEWTSDSYASYTAADQVNPIATTGAAKVIRGGRWGGDALEARVFTRSPYEMINRCNNAGFRIAKSK